In Hymenobacter monticola, the following are encoded in one genomic region:
- a CDS encoding PglZ domain-containing protein produces the protein MPSIRAFIQNQIQQKLTKRRCVVVYDPQHLYAELVAELAGPAEAPQAVVVAALPGPTQALLSAWAAWASLGSRPNPGPPLVVYVATAAPQGETEKRADPFWALAVAGCAFGASEDHEQYAQLARLCYPDHASKLTELFAAPQPPAFAVLDNLGGGERWPLLSHYLLGRESRAELLRGLLLPNPSSDKRLLAASDWVTEAQHLVEVALGVLPTENTLPTLRRKLWQLVLLGEFVFDLRCPLPAALAGVVRAADPARDLVLRLADELRQQEVEYLEQARQLADQLNLSSYFGPDDDLGERLTFGFEDLTLLGQVLTAIRTNDLPSAAAKLKMRKKSVWRDQGAARWNLTEVGLDLLQAVNAAQAYLQAEPPTDLSRLVAAYAGPLHLPDAAQRRFEAAATVYEHSDEDLPSLTGSPDGASTNLKEFIRICRARYAALAADLHQRLLTSVEAQGWPAAGLPAARELTGQLVQPALQDGRRIAYFLVDALRFELAQEVARLLTEQGAVVQIQPYCAQLPTSTPIGMSALLPHDGNWTLSTDPTGKVEPQAGQPLVPVPNVSTRDKFWQQRFGDLVRVFSQEAWLSAPTVPATARLLVVRSSDLDQAGENRGIEGLSQFPLALRALRKAVLAAGKAGFREIVIATDHGFVLNPTPDDGALVTVPPGEWPFRKVRSLLGRGPADTHGTIRFDSAQVSIPGPWPHFVVPRSLGAFERGITYAHEGLSLPEIVLPALRVQLPAAEQAPKRTSLSLTYLKPVVTTRQPILTAEAVGGSLLDFDEAPPVEFQLVVTAADGRVVGKLGLHTAVVDVATQLVRLSVQEKARLPVRLDEEFEGAFTVRALHPDTQVELASITLQTAYEI, from the coding sequence ATGCCTTCCATCCGCGCCTTCATCCAAAACCAAATCCAGCAAAAGCTGACCAAGCGGCGTTGCGTGGTGGTGTACGACCCCCAGCACCTCTACGCAGAGCTGGTGGCCGAGCTCGCGGGCCCCGCCGAAGCCCCCCAGGCCGTGGTGGTAGCGGCACTGCCCGGCCCCACCCAGGCGCTGCTCAGTGCCTGGGCCGCTTGGGCAAGCCTGGGCAGTCGCCCCAATCCCGGCCCCCCGCTGGTGGTGTATGTAGCCACGGCGGCCCCGCAGGGCGAAACGGAGAAGCGCGCTGACCCCTTCTGGGCGCTGGCTGTCGCGGGTTGTGCCTTTGGGGCGAGCGAAGACCACGAGCAATACGCCCAGCTCGCCCGGCTGTGCTACCCCGACCACGCCAGCAAGCTCACCGAGTTGTTTGCGGCTCCGCAGCCGCCCGCATTTGCCGTGCTCGATAACCTGGGTGGTGGCGAACGGTGGCCACTGCTGAGCCACTACCTGCTGGGGCGCGAATCGCGGGCCGAGCTGCTGCGCGGCTTGCTCCTGCCTAATCCCAGCTCCGACAAGCGCCTGCTGGCCGCCAGCGACTGGGTGACCGAAGCTCAGCACCTGGTGGAAGTAGCCCTGGGCGTGCTACCCACCGAAAACACCCTACCCACCCTGCGCCGCAAGCTCTGGCAGCTAGTGCTGCTCGGGGAGTTTGTATTTGACCTGCGCTGCCCCCTGCCGGCGGCTCTGGCCGGGGTGGTGCGGGCCGCCGACCCCGCCCGCGACCTCGTGCTGCGCCTGGCCGACGAGCTGCGGCAGCAGGAAGTAGAGTACCTGGAGCAAGCGCGCCAACTGGCCGACCAGCTCAACCTCAGCAGCTACTTCGGGCCGGATGATGACCTGGGCGAACGCCTGACCTTTGGCTTCGAGGACCTGACTTTGCTGGGGCAGGTGCTCACGGCAATTCGGACCAACGACCTGCCCAGTGCGGCAGCCAAACTAAAAATGCGCAAAAAATCGGTGTGGCGCGACCAGGGGGCCGCCCGCTGGAACCTCACCGAAGTCGGCCTGGACTTGCTGCAGGCCGTGAACGCCGCTCAGGCCTACCTCCAAGCCGAGCCCCCAACCGACTTGTCGCGGCTGGTGGCGGCTTACGCCGGCCCGCTGCACCTGCCCGATGCCGCCCAACGACGCTTTGAGGCCGCCGCCACGGTTTACGAGCATTCAGATGAAGACCTGCCCAGTTTAACGGGTAGCCCCGACGGGGCCAGCACCAACCTGAAAGAATTTATCCGCATCTGCCGCGCCCGATACGCGGCCCTGGCCGCTGACTTGCACCAGCGCCTGCTGACCAGCGTTGAAGCGCAGGGCTGGCCGGCCGCTGGGCTGCCCGCTGCCCGCGAGCTAACCGGACAGCTCGTCCAGCCCGCGCTGCAGGATGGACGGCGCATTGCTTATTTTCTTGTAGATGCCTTGCGCTTCGAGCTGGCGCAGGAAGTAGCCCGTCTGCTCACTGAGCAGGGGGCCGTCGTGCAAATTCAGCCGTACTGCGCCCAGCTGCCCACCAGCACCCCAATTGGAATGTCGGCCTTGTTGCCCCACGATGGCAACTGGACCTTGAGCACGGACCCGACCGGCAAAGTAGAGCCGCAGGCCGGCCAGCCACTGGTGCCCGTGCCCAACGTGAGTACCCGCGACAAGTTCTGGCAACAGCGCTTTGGTGACTTGGTGCGGGTATTTTCTCAGGAAGCTTGGCTAAGCGCGCCGACCGTACCAGCCACCGCGCGGCTGCTCGTGGTGCGCTCTTCGGACCTGGACCAGGCCGGCGAAAACCGCGGCATTGAGGGCCTTAGCCAATTCCCGCTCGCGCTACGGGCCTTGCGAAAGGCCGTGCTGGCTGCTGGCAAGGCCGGCTTCCGCGAAATTGTCATTGCCACGGACCACGGCTTCGTGCTCAACCCCACCCCCGATGACGGGGCCTTGGTAACCGTGCCGCCCGGCGAGTGGCCGTTCCGAAAAGTCCGTAGCCTGCTTGGCCGTGGCCCCGCCGATACCCACGGCACCATCCGCTTCGACAGTGCGCAGGTCAGCATTCCGGGGCCGTGGCCTCACTTTGTGGTGCCCCGCTCGCTGGGTGCTTTCGAACGAGGAATAACCTATGCCCACGAAGGATTGTCCTTACCGGAAATCGTGCTGCCTGCCTTGCGCGTGCAGCTGCCAGCTGCCGAGCAGGCCCCCAAACGCACTAGCTTGTCGTTGACTTATCTAAAGCCCGTTGTCACCACTCGCCAACCCATCCTGACGGCCGAAGCCGTTGGCGGGAGTCTGCTTGATTTTGACGAAGCGCCGCCGGTTGAGTTTCAACTGGTAGTAACGGCGGCCGATGGCCGAGTGGTTGGTAAATTGGGCCTGCACACGGCCGTAGTGGACGTGGCCACGCAGCTGGTGCGCCTCTCGGTGCAGGAAAAAGCGCGCCTGCCCGTGCGCCTCGATGAAGAATTTGAAGGAGCATTCACCGTGCGGGCCCTGCACCCCGATACGCAGGTAGAGTTGGCCAGCATAACCTTGCAGACGGCATATGAGATATGA
- the brxL gene encoding BREX system Lon protease-like protein BrxL: MRYEGPDALDAKLNEHFSGKAVRKDLLHQIKKSTNVPSFVLEFLLARYCATDDAEEVEAGMQAVVETLSRQYVRPDEANKAQSLVQQKGSHRFIDKIHVRYQERERRHWAAMENFNSQRIAIPEQFYSQNERLLEGGVWAEVKVARNETDESYAFHIEELRPVQMARFDFEAYCQGRQAFSRNEWLDVLMRTIGLNPDKFSFRLKLHYLTRLIGFVESNYNFIELGPRGTGKSFAFSEFSPYGTLISGGQASTATLFYNLSRRTVGLVGYWDIIGFDEVGGIRIKDQNTIQIMKDYMANGRFSRGAEVIADASFAFVGNIDHSIEQLVSSPIHTLFLTLPDNFDLAVQDRLHYFLPGWEMPKNSSSYLTGQYGLITDYLAEALHYLKKKVNKYPTLNSRIRLGKAVEGRDEQAIKKTVAGLLKLLHPADEPTDLEFDEYVAYAVEGRRRVKEQMNKQKPDDEFANINLSYTRRQDNQEEIVFCPESAHIVRNADVAESGASTASSNAPVVPAAVPAPVAAQATDGVGAVTPLPEKTVRILFGDTGYSYEALFGPYLAGASVVTLEEPYIRTTHQLGNLVRFAELLARVGDCRELTVLTGQPETEEQQAEVKKAFEDLRWSLKEFSIHLNFSFSPTLHDRELRLNNGWVIRSGRGLDLYQKPENWFSVGVNDFTYRPCLETTVVFQLDSASQL, from the coding sequence ATGAGATATGAAGGGCCTGATGCGCTGGATGCCAAGCTGAACGAGCATTTCAGTGGCAAAGCGGTGCGCAAGGATTTGCTGCACCAGATTAAGAAAAGCACGAACGTGCCCTCGTTCGTGCTGGAATTTCTCTTGGCCCGTTACTGCGCTACCGACGACGCGGAAGAAGTGGAAGCGGGTATGCAAGCCGTGGTGGAAACGCTCAGCCGCCAGTACGTGCGCCCCGATGAGGCAAATAAGGCGCAGTCGCTGGTGCAGCAGAAAGGCTCACACCGCTTCATCGATAAAATTCACGTGCGCTACCAGGAGCGCGAGCGGCGGCACTGGGCCGCGATGGAGAACTTCAACTCCCAGCGCATCGCCATTCCCGAGCAGTTTTACAGCCAGAACGAGCGGCTGCTGGAAGGCGGCGTGTGGGCCGAAGTGAAGGTGGCCCGTAACGAAACCGACGAGAGCTATGCCTTCCACATCGAGGAGTTGCGCCCAGTGCAAATGGCCCGCTTCGACTTCGAGGCCTACTGCCAGGGCCGCCAGGCGTTCAGCCGCAACGAGTGGCTGGATGTGCTCATGCGTACCATCGGCCTGAATCCTGACAAGTTTTCGTTCCGCCTCAAGCTGCACTACCTCACCCGCCTCATCGGCTTTGTGGAGTCGAACTATAACTTCATTGAGCTTGGGCCACGCGGCACAGGCAAGTCGTTTGCCTTTAGTGAATTTTCGCCCTACGGCACCCTCATCAGTGGCGGGCAGGCCAGCACGGCTACGCTTTTCTACAACCTGTCGCGCCGCACGGTGGGGCTAGTCGGGTATTGGGATATTATTGGCTTTGACGAGGTGGGTGGCATCCGCATCAAAGACCAGAATACCATTCAGATAATGAAGGACTACATGGCCAACGGGCGTTTCTCCCGGGGAGCTGAAGTCATTGCAGATGCCTCGTTCGCCTTCGTGGGCAACATCGACCACTCGATTGAGCAGTTGGTTAGTTCGCCCATCCACACGCTGTTCCTGACCCTGCCCGATAATTTTGACCTGGCCGTGCAGGACCGCCTGCACTACTTTCTGCCGGGTTGGGAAATGCCTAAAAACAGTTCCTCCTACCTCACCGGGCAGTATGGCCTGATAACCGACTACCTGGCCGAAGCGCTCCACTACCTGAAGAAAAAGGTCAACAAGTATCCGACCCTGAACAGCCGCATCCGCTTGGGCAAGGCCGTGGAGGGCCGCGACGAGCAGGCCATTAAAAAAACGGTGGCTGGCCTACTCAAGCTACTGCATCCCGCCGACGAGCCCACTGACCTGGAGTTTGATGAGTACGTAGCCTACGCCGTGGAGGGCCGCCGCCGGGTGAAGGAGCAGATGAACAAGCAGAAGCCCGACGATGAGTTTGCCAACATCAACCTAAGCTACACCCGCCGGCAGGACAACCAGGAAGAAATCGTGTTCTGCCCCGAGTCCGCCCATATCGTGCGGAATGCCGACGTGGCTGAGTCGGGTGCAAGCACGGCATCTTCTAATGCCCCTGTGGTTCCAGCCGCGGTGCCCGCGCCGGTTGCCGCCCAGGCCACGGATGGAGTTGGGGCCGTCACTCCCTTGCCAGAAAAAACCGTGCGCATCCTGTTCGGCGATACCGGGTACAGCTACGAGGCGCTGTTTGGGCCTTATCTGGCGGGAGCCAGCGTCGTTACCTTGGAAGAGCCTTATATCCGCACCACCCACCAGTTGGGCAATTTGGTTCGCTTTGCGGAACTGCTGGCCCGCGTCGGCGACTGCCGTGAGCTAACGGTGCTCACTGGCCAGCCGGAAACCGAAGAGCAGCAGGCCGAAGTCAAAAAGGCCTTCGAAGACCTACGCTGGAGCCTTAAAGAATTCAGCATCCACCTTAATTTCTCCTTCAGCCCCACGCTGCACGACCGTGAGCTACGGTTAAATAATGGCTGGGTCATCCGCTCCGGGCGCGGCCTCGACCTCTACCAGAAACCGGAAAACTGGTTCAGCGTCGGAGTGAACGACTTTACCTACCGCCCTTGCTTGGAAACCACTGTGGTCTTCCAGCTCGATTCTGCCAGTCAGCTATGA
- a CDS encoding phospholipase D-like domain-containing protein, producing MKILPPHKISGALFDVIHDAKQELVLVSPYVNLTYWKQLATALTAARDRNVRITFYIRHEPSNLVSKEQVLSLGITPQLVANLHAKFYFNETSGLITSLNLLGVSNSNSIEIGSQLETAEEVEELRRFVKQYLAPQELVKPQSEEDKYLSTAEFGQVLADFLEGKVDGRCQVDEQRDGSLSIRALRNTFTVRMERPSQQLAIQAIVSGNEAEQFSARRAQHFTAPTLQYDIQRGGKGYYDLIRATTQPLSAPRFNALTLLEKRLLLPQIADFMLAVRAFKSAC from the coding sequence GTGAAGATTCTACCCCCGCACAAAATCAGCGGTGCGCTGTTCGACGTCATCCACGATGCCAAGCAAGAGTTGGTCCTAGTGTCACCCTACGTAAACCTGACGTACTGGAAACAACTGGCTACCGCCCTCACCGCCGCTCGTGACCGGAACGTGCGCATCACGTTCTACATTCGGCACGAGCCCAGCAACCTCGTCAGCAAAGAGCAAGTGTTGAGCCTGGGCATCACGCCGCAACTCGTAGCTAATCTGCACGCCAAGTTTTACTTCAACGAAACCAGCGGCCTTATCACGTCCCTCAACCTGCTGGGCGTTTCCAATAGCAACTCCATCGAGATAGGCTCGCAGCTGGAAACGGCCGAGGAAGTAGAGGAGCTGCGCCGCTTCGTGAAGCAGTACTTGGCTCCGCAGGAATTGGTGAAGCCCCAGAGCGAGGAGGACAAGTACCTCAGCACGGCCGAATTCGGCCAGGTACTCGCCGATTTTCTGGAAGGAAAAGTAGACGGCCGCTGCCAGGTAGACGAGCAGCGCGATGGCAGCTTGTCCATCCGGGCCCTGCGCAACACGTTCACTGTGCGCATGGAGCGTCCCAGCCAGCAACTGGCTATCCAGGCCATCGTCTCGGGCAATGAAGCGGAGCAATTTTCGGCCCGGCGCGCCCAGCACTTCACCGCCCCTACCCTACAATACGATATTCAACGCGGTGGCAAAGGCTACTACGACCTGATTCGCGCTACGACGCAGCCCTTATCCGCCCCGCGCTTCAACGCGTTAACTCTGCTGGAGAAAAGACTATTGCTGCCTCAAATTGCCGATTTCATGCTGGCCGTGCGGGCTTTCAAAAGCGCTTGTTGA
- a CDS encoding PDDEXK nuclease domain-containing protein has translation MTIKPELLAAVHGLITQARERAVSAVDAERVLLYWHIGQVILEEEQHGADRATYGSRLIKGLAAELQPQFGSGFSGRQLERYRQFYRTFPIASALRTQLSWTHYKTLISLDNSDKREFYMAEATKNNWSARQLERQVNSQLFERLLLSNDVAAVLAVARQEKPPTEARDIIKDPMVLEFLGLKREAAYYERDLETALITHLQEFLLELGNGFSFVARQQRLHLDGDDFFVDLVFYNRLLQCFVLVEIKTDKLTHQDLGQLQMYVNYYDRLEKLPHENPTIGILLCADKNDAVVKISLPADNQTIVASKYQLYLPTEQALMAEVKKEIDKLDQSEKA, from the coding sequence ATGACTATTAAACCGGAATTACTCGCCGCCGTGCACGGCCTCATTACCCAAGCACGTGAGCGGGCGGTGAGCGCCGTCGATGCCGAGCGGGTGCTTCTGTACTGGCACATTGGGCAGGTCATTCTGGAAGAAGAGCAGCACGGGGCTGACCGGGCCACCTACGGCAGCCGCCTCATCAAGGGCCTGGCAGCAGAGCTACAGCCGCAGTTTGGCAGCGGGTTTTCGGGGCGGCAACTAGAGCGCTACCGCCAGTTTTACCGCACTTTCCCCATTGCGTCTGCACTGCGGACGCAATTGAGCTGGACGCACTACAAAACGCTCATTAGTCTCGACAACAGCGATAAACGAGAATTCTACATGGCCGAAGCGACCAAAAACAACTGGTCGGCCCGGCAACTGGAGCGGCAGGTGAACAGCCAACTCTTCGAGCGCCTGCTGCTGAGCAACGACGTGGCCGCCGTGCTGGCCGTGGCTCGCCAGGAAAAGCCCCCCACGGAGGCCCGCGACATCATCAAGGACCCGATGGTGCTGGAGTTTCTGGGCCTGAAGCGGGAGGCCGCCTACTACGAGCGCGACCTAGAAACGGCCCTTATTACACACTTGCAGGAATTCCTGTTGGAATTGGGCAACGGCTTTTCGTTCGTGGCCCGCCAGCAGCGCCTGCACCTCGACGGCGACGACTTCTTCGTGGACCTCGTGTTCTACAACCGGCTGCTGCAGTGCTTCGTGCTGGTCGAAATCAAGACCGACAAGCTCACCCACCAGGACCTGGGCCAGCTTCAGATGTACGTCAACTACTACGACCGGCTGGAAAAGCTGCCCCATGAAAACCCCACCATTGGCATCCTGCTCTGCGCCGACAAGAACGACGCGGTGGTGAAAATCAGCCTACCCGCCGATAACCAGACCATTGTGGCCAGCAAGTACCAGCTCTATCTGCCCACTGAGCAGGCATTGATGGCCGAGGTAAAGAAGGAAATTGACAAGTTGGACCAGTCAGAAAAGGCGTAA
- a CDS encoding BrnA antitoxin family protein, translating to MAFLCYKCKDKSIQSKLFVAGRNILSLPPNGKQYICGMSEEASPKTLINLRVDRELAEAGKALAKKRGANLSTLLRMLLIRELEADKLLVK from the coding sequence ATGGCCTTTTTATGTTACAAATGTAAAGACAAATCAATACAAAGCAAGCTCTTTGTAGCAGGAAGAAACATTTTGTCTTTACCCCCTAATGGAAAACAGTATATTTGCGGCATGTCAGAAGAAGCATCCCCTAAGACATTAATTAATCTGCGCGTTGACCGCGAGCTAGCGGAGGCGGGCAAGGCATTAGCCAAGAAGCGCGGTGCAAACCTGTCAACTCTGCTGCGAATGTTATTGATTAGAGAGCTGGAAGCGGATAAGTTGCTAGTGAAATAG
- a CDS encoding helix-turn-helix domain-containing protein, giving the protein MKNEVVLQAFGQHLRRLREARGWSQQALADVCDVSKPTIYRLETARYSATLDVLASLAQGLEIPLSELMQFTVPPRTAAE; this is encoded by the coding sequence GTGAAAAACGAGGTGGTTTTGCAGGCCTTTGGGCAGCACCTGCGGCGGTTGCGCGAGGCGCGGGGGTGGAGTCAGCAGGCGCTGGCCGACGTGTGCGACGTGTCCAAACCGACCATCTACCGGCTGGAGACGGCCCGCTACTCCGCGACGCTCGACGTGCTGGCCTCCCTGGCCCAGGGGCTGGAAATTCCGCTCAGCGAGCTGATGCAGTTTACCGTGCCCCCCCGGACGGCCGCGGAATAA